A stretch of the Mycobacteroides immunogenum genome encodes the following:
- a CDS encoding acetyl-CoA C-acetyltransferase — translation MTEAFIYEAVRTPRGKQRGGALNEVKPLNLVVGLIEEIRHRHPDLDENLISDVVLGVVSPVGDQGGDIARTAVLAAGLPDTTGGVQLNRFCASGLEAINIGAQKVRSGWDDLVLAGGVESMSRVPMGSDGGAWASDPATNYDVSFVPQGIGADLIATIEGFTRDDVDAYAARSQERAAAAWSGGYFAKSVVPVKDQNGLLVLDHDEHMRPGTTAADLGKLKPAFEGLAALGGFDDVARIKYHYVEKINHVHTGGNSSGIVDGAALVLIGSEEAGKSQGLTPRARIVATATSGSEPLIMLTGPTPASKKVLDRAGLTVDDIDLFELNEAFASVVLKFQKDLNIPDEKLNVNGGAIAMGHPLGATGAMITGTMVDELERRGLKRALITLCVGGGMGVATIIERV, via the coding sequence ATGACTGAAGCATTCATCTACGAGGCCGTCCGTACGCCTCGCGGTAAGCAGCGCGGCGGCGCTCTCAACGAGGTCAAGCCGCTGAACCTGGTGGTCGGCCTGATCGAGGAGATCCGGCACCGCCACCCCGACCTGGACGAGAACCTGATCAGCGACGTCGTGCTGGGCGTCGTATCCCCGGTCGGCGACCAGGGTGGCGACATCGCCCGCACCGCGGTGCTGGCTGCCGGCCTGCCCGACACCACCGGTGGTGTGCAGCTCAACCGGTTCTGTGCCTCCGGCCTGGAAGCCATCAACATCGGTGCGCAGAAGGTGCGTTCCGGCTGGGACGACCTGGTGCTCGCCGGTGGTGTGGAGTCGATGTCGCGCGTGCCGATGGGCAGCGACGGCGGCGCCTGGGCGTCCGACCCGGCCACCAACTACGACGTGTCCTTCGTTCCGCAGGGCATCGGTGCCGACCTGATCGCCACCATCGAGGGCTTCACCCGTGACGATGTCGACGCCTACGCCGCCCGCTCGCAGGAGCGCGCCGCAGCCGCATGGTCCGGTGGTTACTTCGCCAAGTCCGTTGTGCCGGTTAAGGATCAGAACGGCTTGCTCGTTCTCGACCACGACGAGCACATGCGCCCCGGTACCACCGCTGCCGACCTGGGCAAGCTCAAGCCCGCGTTCGAGGGCCTGGCCGCGCTCGGCGGCTTCGACGACGTGGCGCGCATCAAGTACCACTACGTCGAGAAGATCAACCACGTCCACACCGGCGGCAACAGCTCGGGCATCGTCGACGGCGCCGCCCTGGTGCTGATCGGCTCCGAAGAGGCCGGCAAGTCGCAGGGTCTGACCCCCCGCGCCCGCATCGTGGCCACCGCCACCTCCGGCAGCGAGCCGCTCATCATGCTGACCGGCCCCACCCCGGCCAGCAAGAAGGTGCTCGACCGCGCCGGACTGACCGTGGACGACATCGACCTGTTCGAGCTCAACGAGGCCTTCGCCTCGGTCGTCCTGAAGTTCCAGAAGGACCTCAACATCCCGGACGAGAAGCTCAACGTCAACGGTGGCGCCATCGCGATGGGCCACCCGCTGGGCGCCACCGGCGCCATGATCACCGGCACCATGGTCGACGAGCTGGAGCGTCGCGGCCTCAAGCGTGCCCTTATCACCCTGTGCGTCGGCGGCGGCATGGGTGTAGCCACCATCATCGAGCGAGTCTGA
- a CDS encoding 3-hydroxyacyl-CoA dehydrogenase NAD-binding domain-containing protein codes for MSANTIQWEKDADGIVTLTLDDPNGSANVMNDDYKQSMAATVKRLVEEKDSITGVVITSAKKTFFAGGDLTKIIQIQPENAQEAFNEVEEIKADLRTLETFGRPVVAAINGAALGGGLEIALATHHRIAADVKGSQIGLPEVSLGLLPGGGGVTRVTRMLGIQNGFVTVLAQGTRFNPTKAKEVGLIDELVGSVDELIPAAKAWIKANPEAVQRWDVKGYKIPGGTPSTPALAAILPSFPSNLKKQLKGAPMPAPRAILAAAVEGAQVDFDTASRIESRYFTSLATGQVAKNMTQAFFFDLQHINGGGSRPDGIAKQDIKKIGVLGAGMMGAGIAYVSAKAGYDVVLKDVSAEAAAKGKAYSEKLEEKALSRGKTTAEKSAALLAKITPTADPADLAGVDFVIEAVFENTELKHKVFQEIEDIVEPNALLGSNTSTLPITGLAAGVKRQEDFIGIHFFSPVDKMPLVEIIRGEKTSDEALARVFDYVLAIKKTPIVVNDSRGFFTSRVIGTFVNEAVAMLAEGVEPATIEQAGSQAGYPAPPLQLSDELNLTLMQKIRKETVEAAKAEGKELPDDPAGRVIDTLVEAGRPGRLGGAGFYDYVDGKRTELWPGLRTTFKTRAGNDPANPPLQDLIERMLFAEAIETQKCFDEGVLTSTADANIGSIFGIGFPAWTGGVHQYILGYDGPAGKGKAGFVARAKELAAAYGDRFNPPASLLDA; via the coding sequence ATGTCTGCAAACACAATTCAGTGGGAAAAGGACGCCGACGGCATCGTCACCCTCACCCTGGACGACCCCAACGGCTCGGCCAACGTGATGAACGACGACTACAAGCAGTCGATGGCCGCGACCGTCAAGCGCCTTGTGGAAGAGAAGGATTCGATCACCGGCGTGGTGATCACCAGCGCCAAGAAGACCTTCTTTGCCGGTGGTGACCTGACCAAGATCATCCAGATCCAGCCGGAGAACGCTCAGGAGGCCTTCAACGAGGTCGAGGAGATCAAGGCCGACCTGCGTACGCTGGAGACCTTCGGTCGTCCGGTCGTTGCCGCCATCAATGGCGCGGCACTCGGCGGTGGCCTGGAGATCGCGCTGGCCACCCATCACCGGATTGCGGCCGACGTCAAGGGATCTCAGATCGGTCTGCCCGAGGTATCGCTGGGCCTGCTGCCCGGCGGCGGCGGCGTCACCCGGGTTACCCGCATGCTCGGTATCCAGAACGGCTTCGTGACCGTGCTGGCGCAGGGCACCCGCTTCAACCCGACCAAGGCCAAGGAAGTCGGCCTGATCGATGAGCTGGTCGGCTCGGTCGACGAACTGATCCCCGCGGCCAAGGCGTGGATCAAGGCCAACCCGGAGGCCGTGCAGCGCTGGGATGTCAAGGGCTACAAGATCCCTGGTGGCACCCCGTCGACCCCGGCACTGGCGGCCATCCTGCCGTCGTTCCCGTCGAACCTGAAGAAGCAGCTCAAGGGTGCGCCGATGCCCGCCCCGCGGGCCATCCTGGCCGCCGCGGTCGAGGGCGCGCAGGTGGACTTCGACACGGCCAGCCGCATCGAGAGCCGCTACTTCACCAGCCTGGCCACCGGCCAGGTCGCCAAGAACATGACGCAGGCGTTCTTCTTCGACCTGCAGCACATCAACGGCGGTGGTTCACGTCCGGACGGCATCGCCAAGCAGGACATCAAGAAGATCGGTGTGCTGGGCGCGGGCATGATGGGCGCCGGTATCGCCTACGTCTCGGCCAAGGCCGGTTACGACGTCGTGCTCAAGGACGTCAGCGCCGAGGCCGCAGCCAAGGGCAAGGCCTACTCGGAAAAGCTTGAAGAGAAGGCTCTTTCGCGTGGCAAGACCACCGCTGAGAAGTCGGCGGCGCTGCTTGCCAAGATCACCCCGACGGCCGACCCCGCCGATCTGGCCGGTGTCGACTTCGTGATCGAGGCGGTCTTCGAGAACACCGAGCTCAAGCACAAGGTGTTCCAGGAGATCGAGGACATCGTCGAGCCCAACGCGCTCCTCGGCTCCAACACGTCGACCTTGCCCATCACCGGGCTGGCCGCGGGTGTGAAGCGCCAGGAAGACTTCATCGGTATCCACTTCTTCTCGCCCGTCGACAAGATGCCGCTGGTGGAGATCATCCGTGGTGAAAAGACCTCGGACGAGGCGCTGGCCCGGGTGTTCGACTACGTGCTGGCCATCAAGAAGACCCCGATCGTCGTCAACGACAGTCGTGGTTTCTTCACCAGCCGCGTGATCGGCACCTTCGTCAACGAGGCCGTCGCCATGCTGGCCGAGGGCGTCGAGCCCGCGACCATCGAGCAGGCCGGCAGCCAGGCCGGATACCCGGCTCCGCCGCTGCAGCTCTCCGATGAGCTGAACCTGACGCTGATGCAGAAGATCCGCAAGGAGACTGTGGAAGCCGCCAAGGCCGAGGGCAAGGAACTGCCGGACGATCCGGCGGGCCGTGTCATCGACACCCTGGTTGAGGCGGGCCGTCCGGGCCGTCTGGGCGGTGCCGGTTTCTACGACTACGTGGACGGCAAGCGCACCGAGCTGTGGCCCGGTCTGCGCACGACGTTCAAGACCCGTGCGGGTAATGACCCGGCGAACCCGCCACTGCAGGATCTCATCGAGCGCATGCTGTTCGCCGAGGCCATCGAGACGCAGAAGTGCTTCGACGAGGGCGTGCTGACCTCGACCGCCGACGCCAACATCGGTTCGATCTTCGGCATCGGCTTCCCGGCCTGGACCGGCGGTGTGCACCAGTACATCCTCGGATACGACGGGCCGGCCGGAAAGGGTAAGGCCGGTTTCGTTGCTCGTGCAAAGGAATTGGCCGCCGCCTACGGTGACCGCTTCAACCCGCCTGCGTCGCTCCTGGACGCGTAA
- a CDS encoding condensation domain-containing protein gives MVALGTIHDWRPKPGTVISWSASPRAREVAAQAPTSAIPPSYQQAQHLRSYRDLARQDREMARLGIGSWDVPGTCDVDAMTAAINAHLRRHDTYHSWFEFDPADTIVRHVIDDPEGIDFVPQDHGLQGPDEIRAHLLRTSGTPLSWDCFTFGVIQRADHFTVYISVDHLHTDGMSTGILYIEIQLMYASLLHGSALQLPPPAGYLDFSARELAHNQAMTLDSFEVQTWLRYARDNGGTLPDFALPLGDRSEPNVGAMVAIPLLDAEETVAFEKACEQAGVRFSGGVFACTALIDRELTGADSFYGITPYDTRSGAEEQMSVGWYASFIPFIVDMSDDSFATVARSAQKSFDECQPLAKVPFERALELVGPDSGLSAPEYVVPMVSFLDARKIPVSAEWDRINGGIYGDSRSSDQVCMWVNRFENETNLTISFPDNAVARESVSRYFEIARLVYQRVAQSQFVS, from the coding sequence ATGGTTGCACTTGGCACGATCCACGACTGGCGCCCGAAGCCCGGGACCGTCATCTCATGGAGCGCTTCACCGCGTGCCCGTGAAGTCGCGGCGCAGGCGCCCACCAGCGCGATTCCTCCCAGCTATCAGCAAGCTCAGCATCTGCGTTCGTATCGCGATCTCGCCCGGCAGGACCGTGAGATGGCCCGGCTCGGCATCGGCTCCTGGGACGTTCCCGGTACGTGCGACGTCGACGCCATGACGGCGGCCATCAATGCTCATTTGCGCCGCCACGACACCTATCACTCATGGTTCGAGTTCGACCCGGCCGACACCATCGTGCGGCATGTGATCGACGATCCGGAAGGCATCGACTTCGTGCCCCAGGACCATGGGTTGCAGGGGCCGGACGAGATCCGGGCCCACCTGCTGCGGACCTCCGGCACCCCGCTGTCCTGGGACTGCTTCACCTTCGGCGTGATTCAGCGCGCAGACCACTTCACGGTCTACATCAGCGTCGACCACCTGCATACCGATGGCATGTCGACCGGAATCCTGTACATCGAAATCCAGCTGATGTATGCCAGCCTGCTGCACGGTTCGGCACTGCAACTTCCGCCGCCTGCCGGGTATCTGGACTTCTCCGCACGCGAGTTGGCGCATAACCAGGCGATGACCCTCGATTCGTTCGAGGTACAGACCTGGCTGCGGTATGCGCGGGACAACGGTGGCACCCTGCCGGACTTCGCGTTGCCGCTCGGCGACCGGTCCGAGCCCAACGTGGGTGCGATGGTCGCCATACCGCTGCTGGACGCCGAGGAGACCGTGGCTTTCGAAAAGGCGTGTGAACAAGCGGGTGTGCGATTCAGTGGCGGGGTGTTCGCATGCACCGCGCTGATCGACCGTGAGCTCACCGGAGCGGATTCCTTCTACGGCATTACTCCGTACGACACCCGCAGCGGTGCCGAGGAGCAGATGTCTGTCGGGTGGTACGCGAGCTTCATTCCCTTTATCGTCGACATGTCGGATGACTCCTTCGCCACCGTGGCACGGTCCGCGCAGAAGTCTTTCGACGAATGCCAGCCCCTGGCCAAGGTGCCGTTCGAGCGGGCGCTGGAACTTGTAGGTCCGGATTCGGGGCTGAGCGCTCCGGAGTATGTGGTTCCGATGGTGTCCTTCCTGGACGCACGCAAGATCCCGGTCAGTGCTGAATGGGATCGCATCAATGGTGGAATCTACGGGGACAGCCGTTCTTCCGACCAGGTCTGTATGTGGGTCAACAGGTTTGAGAACGAAACAAACCTGACGATCTCGTTCCCCGACAATGCCGTCGCCCGTGAATCTGTGTCGCGCTATTTCGAAATAGCACGCCTGGTTTACCAGCGTGTAGCGCAGTCACAGTTCGTTTCCTGA
- a CDS encoding serine hydrolase domain-containing protein, translating into MSTSLDVAVNGTSSPDFDNVRRAFALNFLENDELGAAVAIWVDGELVVNLWAGWADEARTRPWTEDTLAPVYSGTKGLMSTCVHMLVERGVLDLHAPVARYWPEFGQAGKESITLAMVLGHRSGVIGPRARLTPEQAANWDEVCEHIARATPWWEPGTAQGYHMATWGFILGEVVRRTTGRTLGQFLRTEIAEPYGLDVHVGLPHDEHHRCAELVNKPYLRDVFRGAPSEFECMSDHPLAGPLISGDFIPDDEIARRDIALWRALEFPGTNAHVSALGMATFYNAMALGKLLSHDHMDLVRVSQGGFDPDVVLGPRVANHGWGLGYMLNQRCYAGPNQKTFGHGGSGGSYAFVDLEHRIGYSYVMNQFDVTKADADPRSVRLINELYTTLGVAPAGESL; encoded by the coding sequence ATGAGCACAAGCCTTGATGTGGCGGTGAACGGCACCAGCTCACCGGATTTCGACAACGTGCGGCGCGCGTTCGCGTTGAACTTTCTGGAGAACGATGAACTCGGTGCCGCCGTGGCGATCTGGGTTGATGGAGAGCTCGTCGTCAACTTGTGGGCTGGTTGGGCCGATGAGGCGCGCACCCGCCCGTGGACCGAAGACACGCTGGCGCCGGTGTATTCGGGCACCAAGGGGCTGATGAGCACGTGCGTGCACATGCTCGTCGAGCGCGGTGTGCTGGACCTGCACGCGCCGGTGGCGCGCTATTGGCCCGAATTCGGCCAGGCCGGTAAGGAATCCATCACGCTGGCTATGGTGCTCGGGCACCGTTCGGGCGTGATCGGGCCGCGCGCCCGCCTGACGCCGGAACAGGCGGCCAACTGGGACGAGGTGTGCGAGCACATCGCGCGGGCGACCCCATGGTGGGAGCCCGGAACCGCGCAGGGCTACCACATGGCGACGTGGGGGTTCATCCTCGGCGAGGTTGTTCGCCGCACCACGGGTAGGACGCTCGGGCAGTTCCTGCGCACCGAGATCGCCGAACCGTACGGGCTGGACGTGCATGTGGGACTGCCGCACGACGAGCACCACCGCTGCGCCGAACTGGTCAACAAGCCGTACCTGCGTGACGTATTCCGCGGCGCGCCTAGCGAATTCGAGTGCATGAGCGATCACCCGCTGGCGGGCCCGCTCATCTCGGGTGATTTCATCCCCGACGACGAGATTGCCCGCAGGGACATCGCGTTGTGGCGGGCACTGGAGTTCCCCGGCACCAACGCGCATGTCTCGGCGCTCGGCATGGCCACCTTCTACAACGCGATGGCGCTCGGCAAGCTGCTCAGCCACGACCACATGGACCTGGTGCGCGTGTCGCAGGGCGGGTTCGATCCCGACGTGGTGCTGGGTCCGCGGGTGGCCAACCATGGGTGGGGCCTGGGCTACATGCTCAATCAGCGCTGCTACGCCGGACCCAACCAGAAGACTTTCGGGCACGGTGGATCCGGCGGTTCCTACGCGTTTGTCGACCTGGAGCACCGCATCGGCTACTCGTACGTGATGAACCAATTCGACGTGACCAAGGCGGACGCCGATCCGCGCAGTGTGCGGCTGATCAACGAGCTCTACACCACGTTGGGGGTGGCGCCGGCGGGAGAGTCGCTGTGA
- a CDS encoding MMPL/RND family transporter translates to MAENTGGIYGLIARIVRRTPVAVIGVWIGLAAVLALTAPSLQKAIEDHPVDLLPKDAPVMETTRQMVESFQESGAQNILLIVLTNENGLTPADEQTYRILAARMREDTRDVSMVQDFITKPMLREMMSSTDGKAWYLPVGLQGELATPESGKAYVGALKIIKDATAGTTLKAFTTGPTATVGDLTVVGERDLHKVEITTAALVLLILLIVYRNPVTMMLPLIVVGVSLGIAQAAVGGLAQLGLSISNQTLTFMTAMMMGAGVDYAVFLISRYHEYIKQGMDSDSAVAAALESIGKVVAASAATVAVTFLGMGFTKLGILSTVGPALSVSILIAFVASVTFLPAVLVLVGRRGWVKPRKAYANKIWHRSGINIVKRPGAHLAVSLVVLIILATCGAMVKFGYDDRKNLPPWADSNQGYAAIEKHFPVNSTLPQYLYIKSTHDLRTPRGLADLEQMAARVSQVPGVDKVRGITRPTGEPLEEAKLSYQAGEVGGKLGDASNLIDARTRDLDKLATGGHTLADKLGQVRDSVKNSLGTARALVEVLAQLRGSGKTGTLADLDSVDKLVTSMHSLGDAIEANAQSASEVYGWIEPVARVLVGNPACDMDPGCRSSRDEMNKFLDTKQDGTRDKIVELGRELKSVDNDKQISSTIARLRTALNSIDTNLRRLGLSDSYGIQKKFAEVLTGVNSLADGSAQLAEGVQMLVDQTKQMGGQLGDASTLLVAAKRDAAPGSMSGFYIPQQVLTQDSFKTAAAAFVSADGHAVRYLVQSNLNPFSPEAMDQVRAIQDAARSAQPNTTLSDASISMAGLSAMYNDIRNYYNHDLRFIIVLTVIVVLLILVALLRAIVAPLYLIGSVIISYASAVGIGVIAFQFIGGQPLSWSVPGMAFIVLVAVGADYNLLFISRIRDESPDGIRSGVIKTVKSTGGVITSAGVIFAASMFGLLIGNLQSMVEAGFIIGMGLLLDTFLVRTITIPALVVLCGQANWWPSASVESWFRQRFSRSQSGAQEENSAEAGDLEAANGEAPPPEDQPISLSREVELAGRR, encoded by the coding sequence ATGGCGGAGAACACAGGTGGCATCTACGGACTGATCGCACGGATCGTCCGGCGGACCCCTGTCGCCGTGATCGGAGTGTGGATCGGCCTGGCCGCGGTGCTGGCCCTGACCGCGCCCTCACTGCAGAAGGCCATCGAGGATCATCCTGTCGACCTGTTGCCCAAGGACGCTCCCGTCATGGAGACCACCCGGCAGATGGTCGAATCGTTCCAGGAGTCGGGCGCGCAGAACATCCTGTTGATCGTCCTCACCAATGAGAACGGGCTGACCCCGGCGGACGAGCAGACGTACCGGATTCTCGCCGCGCGCATGCGCGAGGACACCCGTGACGTGAGCATGGTGCAGGACTTCATCACCAAACCGATGCTGCGCGAGATGATGTCGAGCACCGACGGCAAGGCCTGGTATCTGCCGGTGGGCCTGCAGGGTGAACTGGCCACCCCGGAATCCGGTAAGGCCTATGTGGGTGCGCTGAAGATCATCAAGGACGCCACCGCCGGCACCACCTTGAAGGCCTTCACGACCGGGCCGACGGCCACCGTGGGGGACCTGACGGTGGTAGGCGAGCGTGACCTGCACAAGGTCGAAATCACGACGGCCGCCTTGGTTCTGCTCATCTTGCTGATCGTCTACCGCAACCCGGTGACGATGATGCTGCCGCTCATCGTGGTCGGCGTCTCGCTGGGTATCGCACAGGCCGCCGTCGGGGGATTGGCGCAGCTGGGCCTGAGCATCTCGAACCAGACGCTGACGTTCATGACCGCGATGATGATGGGTGCGGGCGTGGACTACGCGGTCTTTCTCATCAGCCGGTATCACGAATACATCAAGCAGGGTATGGATTCGGACAGCGCGGTGGCCGCCGCGCTGGAGTCCATCGGCAAGGTGGTCGCCGCCTCCGCAGCGACGGTGGCCGTGACCTTCCTCGGCATGGGATTCACGAAGTTGGGCATTCTGTCCACCGTCGGTCCGGCGTTGAGCGTGTCCATCTTGATCGCCTTCGTGGCATCGGTGACCTTCCTGCCCGCGGTGCTGGTCCTGGTAGGCCGGCGAGGCTGGGTCAAGCCGCGAAAGGCGTACGCCAACAAGATTTGGCACCGCTCGGGCATCAACATCGTCAAGCGGCCCGGTGCGCACCTGGCGGTCAGTCTGGTGGTGCTGATCATCCTGGCGACCTGCGGCGCGATGGTGAAATTCGGATACGACGACCGTAAGAACCTGCCGCCCTGGGCCGACAGCAACCAGGGCTATGCGGCAATCGAAAAGCACTTTCCGGTCAATTCGACGCTGCCGCAATACCTCTACATCAAATCGACCCATGACCTGCGTACCCCGCGTGGGCTGGCCGATCTGGAGCAGATGGCGGCCCGGGTGAGCCAGGTCCCCGGTGTGGACAAGGTCCGCGGCATCACGCGTCCCACGGGCGAACCGCTCGAGGAAGCCAAGCTGTCGTATCAGGCCGGTGAGGTCGGTGGGAAGTTGGGCGATGCCTCGAATCTGATCGATGCCCGGACCAGGGACCTGGACAAGTTGGCGACGGGCGGGCACACCCTGGCGGACAAGCTCGGCCAGGTTCGCGATTCGGTGAAGAATTCGTTGGGTACCGCGCGCGCCCTGGTGGAGGTCCTGGCCCAGCTGCGCGGCAGCGGTAAGACAGGCACCCTGGCCGACCTGGACTCGGTGGACAAGCTGGTCACCAGCATGCATTCCCTGGGTGATGCCATCGAGGCCAACGCCCAGAGCGCCAGTGAGGTGTACGGCTGGATCGAACCCGTCGCACGGGTGTTGGTGGGCAACCCAGCCTGCGATATGGATCCCGGGTGCCGCTCCTCGCGGGACGAGATGAACAAGTTCCTGGACACCAAACAAGATGGCACCAGGGACAAGATCGTCGAGCTGGGCCGTGAGCTGAAGTCGGTGGACAACGACAAGCAGATCAGCTCCACCATCGCGCGGCTGCGTACCGCGCTGAATTCCATCGACACGAATCTGCGGCGACTGGGCCTGTCGGACTCGTATGGCATCCAGAAGAAGTTCGCCGAGGTTCTGACCGGCGTCAATTCGTTGGCCGACGGCAGCGCACAGCTGGCCGAGGGCGTCCAGATGTTGGTGGATCAGACCAAACAGATGGGCGGGCAGCTGGGTGACGCTTCAACGCTGTTGGTGGCGGCCAAGCGTGATGCGGCGCCCGGATCGATGTCCGGCTTTTATATCCCGCAACAGGTGCTCACCCAGGACTCCTTCAAAACCGCTGCCGCGGCGTTCGTTTCGGCAGACGGGCATGCGGTGCGTTACCTGGTGCAGAGCAATCTGAATCCGTTCAGCCCGGAGGCGATGGACCAGGTCCGAGCCATTCAGGATGCCGCCCGCAGCGCGCAACCCAACACCACGCTGTCGGACGCGTCCATCTCGATGGCCGGACTGTCGGCGATGTACAACGACATTCGCAACTACTACAACCACGATCTGCGATTCATCATCGTGCTCACTGTCATCGTGGTGTTGCTGATTCTGGTCGCACTGTTGCGAGCGATCGTCGCGCCGCTGTATCTCATTGGCTCGGTGATCATCTCGTATGCCTCGGCGGTGGGTATCGGGGTGATCGCCTTCCAATTCATCGGCGGCCAGCCGCTGAGCTGGAGTGTGCCCGGCATGGCTTTCATCGTGCTGGTGGCGGTGGGTGCCGACTACAACCTGCTGTTCATCTCGCGGATCCGCGACGAGTCGCCGGATGGTATTCGGTCCGGTGTGATCAAGACGGTCAAATCCACCGGTGGCGTGATCACCTCTGCCGGCGTCATTTTCGCCGCGTCGATGTTCGGTCTGTTGATCGGTAATTTGCAGTCCATGGTGGAGGCTGGCTTCATCATCGGCATGGGCCTGCTACTGGACACCTTCCTGGTGCGCACCATCACCATCCCCGCCCTGGTGGTGCTGTGCGGGCAGGCCAACTGGTGGCCTTCGGCCAGTGTGGAATCCTGGTTCCGTCAAAGGTTCTCGCGATCGCAGTCCGGCGCGCAGGAAGAGAATTCCGCAGAGGCAGGCGATCTCGAGGCGGCTAACGGGGAGGCGCCGCCGCCCGAGGATCAGCCGATTTCCCTTTCGCGCGAAGTCGAGCTCGCAGGCCGTCGATGA
- a CDS encoding TetR/AcrR family transcriptional regulator C-terminal domain-containing protein, whose product MILNRQTIARAGLALLDEKGSDGLTMRALAASLGVQAPALYWHVKNRRELVDLMGEEIFRDALDAVGDTAVPWDTFLINVSRALRQAMLRYHQGARILAGTFVTSAVELVEPMLNAMTAAGFTVREAARFSPVVHHYTIGFTIEQQARDGSEYPGPNPYADENLRAKLDLHRFPAQSEVFAELYQPDFDADFEDGLAIIIDGLRARLRAKGKSADPRAAAPPR is encoded by the coding sequence GTGATTTTGAATAGGCAGACGATCGCACGCGCCGGCCTGGCCTTACTGGACGAGAAGGGCAGCGACGGGCTCACCATGCGGGCACTCGCCGCCTCTCTCGGCGTGCAGGCACCGGCCCTCTACTGGCACGTGAAGAACCGCCGCGAGCTCGTCGACCTCATGGGCGAGGAGATCTTCCGCGACGCACTCGACGCCGTCGGCGACACCGCGGTACCGTGGGACACCTTTCTCATCAACGTATCTCGCGCATTGCGCCAGGCCATGCTGCGCTATCACCAAGGCGCGAGAATCCTGGCGGGAACCTTCGTGACCAGTGCGGTCGAGCTGGTGGAGCCCATGCTGAACGCCATGACCGCGGCGGGGTTCACCGTGCGCGAGGCTGCTCGATTCTCCCCTGTGGTCCACCACTACACAATCGGATTTACCATCGAACAGCAAGCCCGCGACGGTTCGGAGTACCCGGGCCCAAATCCCTACGCCGACGAGAACTTGCGTGCCAAGCTCGACTTACACAGGTTTCCCGCGCAGTCCGAGGTGTTCGCGGAGCTCTACCAGCCCGACTTCGATGCCGACTTCGAAGACGGCCTGGCGATCATCATCGACGGCCTGCGAGCTCGACTTCGCGCGAAAGGGAAATCGGCTGATCCTCGGGCGGCGGCGCCTCCCCGTTAG